Proteins encoded together in one Nocardioides marinisabuli window:
- a CDS encoding type IV pilin protein, protein MRTAPSTTPETKKDQGFTLIELLVVVVIIGILAAIAIPVFLNQREKAVDSGIQSDLKALATTQETHYVDARAYSVDPAELKTAGFTPTKGNVIGVAIAAGGKAYCLKGTNAGGSKDFYYASDDGGLSDAQSGACTGLLDADFTDVSNA, encoded by the coding sequence ATGCGCACTGCTCCCTCCACCACCCCCGAGACCAAGAAGGACCAGGGCTTCACGCTCATCGAGCTCCTCGTGGTCGTCGTCATCATCGGCATCTTGGCCGCCATCGCCATCCCGGTGTTCCTGAACCAGCGCGAGAAGGCTGTGGACTCGGGAATTCAGTCGGATCTAAAGGCCCTCGCCACCACGCAGGAGACTCACTACGTCGATGCCCGCGCTTACAGCGTGGACCCGGCGGAGCTGAAGACGGCAGGCTTCACGCCGACGAAGGGCAACGTTATCGGTGTTGCAATCGCAGCAGGTGGGAAAGCGTACTGCCTCAAGGGCACCAACGCCGGCGGCAGCAAGGACTTCTACTACGCATCGGATGACGGCGGCTTGAGTGACGCCCAGTCGGGTGCCTGCACCGGCTTGCTGGATGCCGACTTCACTGACGTGTCGAACGCCTGA
- a CDS encoding FliA/WhiG family RNA polymerase sigma factor, translating to MGTDIDDARAGTAALWAAYKREGGDELRNRLVLQYSPLVKYVAGRVRATLPASVESADLVSEGVIGLMDAIEKFEPDRGWEFQTYAVPRIRGAIIDSIRAADWVPRSVRTKLRQVEQAQGELRLRLGREPEPAELAEATGLSPTELREVLERPTTMTSADDDELAEIGDAGGGLEDAFEDEGTRELLMGAVRRLPERDQVVVALYYFEGFTLAEVGQVLGVTESRVSQLRSRTTKALRAELATALLDR from the coding sequence ATGGGGACCGACATCGATGACGCGCGCGCGGGCACGGCTGCGCTGTGGGCGGCGTACAAGCGCGAGGGCGGCGACGAGCTGCGCAACCGGCTGGTGCTGCAGTACTCGCCGCTGGTGAAATACGTCGCCGGCCGCGTCCGGGCCACCCTCCCGGCCAGCGTCGAGTCGGCCGACCTGGTCTCCGAGGGCGTCATCGGGCTGATGGACGCGATCGAGAAGTTCGAGCCCGACCGCGGCTGGGAGTTCCAGACCTATGCGGTGCCGCGCATCCGCGGTGCGATCATCGACTCGATCCGCGCCGCCGACTGGGTGCCGCGCAGCGTGCGCACCAAGCTGCGCCAGGTCGAGCAGGCGCAGGGCGAGCTGCGACTGCGACTGGGCCGCGAGCCCGAGCCCGCCGAGCTCGCGGAGGCGACCGGGCTGAGCCCGACCGAGCTGCGCGAGGTGCTCGAGCGCCCGACCACGATGACCAGTGCCGACGACGACGAGCTCGCCGAGATCGGCGACGCCGGTGGCGGGCTCGAGGACGCCTTCGAGGACGAGGGCACCCGCGAGCTGCTGATGGGCGCTGTGCGCCGGCTGCCCGAGCGCGACCAGGTCGTGGTGGCGCTCTACTACTTCGAGGGCTTCACCCTCGCCGAGGTCGGCCAGGTCCTCGGCGTCACCGAGTCGCGGGTCAGCCAGCTGCGCAGCCGGACGACCAAGGCGCTGCGCGCCGAGCTCGCGACCGCCCTGCTCGACCGCTGA
- a CDS encoding DMT family transporter, translating to MTTTRTERPAPGTPPASTPTSWLPLAAVAVTLVLWASAFVAIRHLGADFSAGPLSLGRLLVGALCLGVVATATKGVPRPTRREWVSLAAIGVLWFGVYNVALNEGEQRVDAGTAAMLIQLSPVLVAVLAAVFLDERFTAWLGLGLALAFGGVALIGLSTSQSQGRDLLGVFLVLLAAVVYAVSLILQKPLMARLAAVHVTWLACTIGAVVCLPFLPTLIEEVQVAPTSSVLWVVYLGIFPTAIAFTTYAYALTHMDAGSLSVTTYLVPPITIVLGWALLGETPPGAAYVGGVLALLGVALARRRPRRVEHPPAPA from the coding sequence GTGACGACGACCCGCACCGAGCGCCCCGCGCCCGGCACTCCCCCGGCCTCCACCCCGACGTCCTGGCTGCCGCTGGCGGCCGTGGCGGTGACGCTGGTGCTGTGGGCCTCGGCGTTCGTGGCGATCCGGCACCTGGGCGCCGACTTCTCCGCCGGCCCGCTGAGCCTGGGCCGGCTGCTGGTGGGCGCGCTGTGCCTGGGCGTGGTGGCGACCGCGACGAAGGGCGTGCCCCGCCCGACGCGGCGGGAGTGGGTCTCGCTCGCCGCGATCGGGGTGCTGTGGTTCGGCGTCTACAACGTCGCGCTCAACGAGGGCGAGCAGCGCGTCGACGCCGGCACGGCCGCGATGCTGATCCAGCTCTCGCCGGTGCTGGTGGCGGTGCTGGCCGCGGTGTTCCTCGACGAGCGGTTCACCGCCTGGCTCGGCCTGGGGCTCGCGCTGGCCTTCGGCGGTGTCGCGCTGATCGGGCTCTCGACGTCGCAGAGCCAGGGCCGCGACCTGCTCGGGGTCTTCCTGGTGCTGCTCGCCGCGGTGGTCTACGCCGTCAGCCTGATCCTGCAGAAGCCGCTGATGGCCCGTCTGGCCGCTGTGCACGTGACCTGGCTGGCCTGCACGATCGGTGCGGTCGTGTGCCTGCCGTTCCTGCCCACGCTCATCGAGGAGGTGCAGGTCGCGCCGACCTCGTCGGTGCTGTGGGTGGTCTACCTCGGCATCTTCCCGACCGCGATCGCCTTCACCACCTACGCCTACGCCCTGACCCACATGGACGCCGGCAGCCTCAGCGTCACCACCTACCTGGTCCCGCCGATCACGATCGTGCTCGGCTGGGCGCTGCTGGGCGAGACCCCGCCGGGCGCGGCGTACGTCGGCGGGGTGCTGGCGCTGCTGGGCGTGGCGCTCGCGCGGCGCCGCCCGCGGCGCGTCGAGCACCCGCCCGCCCCGGCCTGA
- a CDS encoding GspH/FimT family pseudopilin, whose amino-acid sequence MPPSPLSAERRRGDAGYTMIELIVVIAIAGTLMAAAVSGWRAWSMAAAHDGAATELQGVLRQAQQRAVTEGSSTCVLFSTDADTWSVYRGTCTSETKSLLEGPDELGERLSFAAPVFAAGATETSPGVTFTPRGTATPGSVQVRRDGSTTVRTIRVERLTGRVSTS is encoded by the coding sequence ATGCCGCCGAGCCCGCTGAGCGCCGAGCGCCGCCGCGGCGACGCGGGCTACACGATGATCGAGCTCATCGTGGTGATCGCGATCGCGGGGACCCTGATGGCCGCGGCGGTCAGCGGCTGGCGGGCCTGGAGCATGGCCGCAGCCCACGACGGGGCGGCCACCGAGCTGCAGGGGGTGCTGCGCCAGGCCCAGCAACGGGCCGTCACCGAGGGCAGCTCGACCTGTGTGCTGTTCTCGACCGACGCTGACACCTGGTCGGTCTACCGTGGCACCTGCACCAGCGAGACGAAGAGCCTCCTCGAGGGGCCCGACGAGCTCGGCGAACGGCTGAGCTTCGCCGCCCCGGTCTTCGCCGCTGGAGCCACCGAGACGTCGCCAGGCGTCACCTTCACCCCCCGGGGCACCGCGACCCCGGGCAGCGTTCAGGTCCGGCGCGACGGGTCGACGACGGTCCGCACGATCCGCGTGGAGAGGCTCACCGGCCGTGTCTCGACCAGCTGA